One part of the Lathamus discolor isolate bLatDis1 chromosome 23, bLatDis1.hap1, whole genome shotgun sequence genome encodes these proteins:
- the DNAJC14 gene encoding dnaJ homolog subfamily C member 14 isoform X1, translated as MEQPRHWEAAVAAEGGDGSGRSLEEPGVTAGRRGWDSAGWNGSCGWAAAAGREEEEDGDCEHDPGPERFFRCRGEPAAAPSAAAEEEDEDDGLRRPRRRQRQRSALKEKEEGSRREGKRPQPPRRRSRGAEAAAGWREPLLQARRLAAEAGGRLLCSCCRLGAAEPGSVRGWGHAVGQRARSGSLRAARCLRAAARLGLRLLWMLLALLLLLLMLLLGCLRLCGRAGAAALQCAAGSRLLDVAALRRTWGLFWVWLRPCRGPPWAGAAGGTGVAAPEDRGEEVTRLLAMAEVPEEELNPFHVLGVEATASDTELRRAYRRLAVLVHPDKNEHPRAEAAFKVLRAAWDVVSSPERRREFEMKWMAHHELPRSVGEFLRRLQEELRDAMNTMMCSKCQGKHRRFEMNRDPLSARYCAECGRLHAAEEGDLWAESSLLGLKITYFAMMDGKIYDITEWAGCQRVGISPDTHRVPYHLSFGPRGAGRHRSVSCTPGWGAPGLPGAPLNPTSPHYRSAPKGSPTSDGDLQDFFTRIFQGSSGPGGPFPPPPTPPAATAPPGGAPKAEGAAPKGDVRHKRRKKLRRPLQR; from the exons ATGGAGCAGCCGCGGCACTGGGAAGCGGCGGTGGCGGCTGAAGGAGGCGACGGCTCCGGTAGGAGCCTGGAGGAGCCCGGGGTCACCGCTGGCCGCCGTGGCTGGGACAGCGCGGGCTGGAACGGGAGCTGCGGGTGGGCAGCGGCTGccggcagggaggaggaggaggacgggGACTGCGAGCACGACCCAGGCCCCGAGCGCTTCTTCCGCTGCCGGGGGGAACCAGCCGCTGCCCCGAGTGCCGCGGCCGAGGAGGAGGACGAGGACGACGGGCTccggcggccccggcggcggcagcggcagcgctCGGCGCtcaaggagaaggaggaggggagcaggCGGGAGGGGAAGCGGCCGCAGCCGCCGCGGAGGAGGAGCCGCGGGGCCGAGGCTGCGGCTGGGTGGCGGGAGCCGCTGCTCCAGGCCCGCAGGCTGGCGGCGGAGGCCGGGGGGcggctgctctgctcctgctgccgcCTCGGAGCCGCGGAGCCGGGCTCGGTGCGGGGCTGGGGCCACGCCGTAGGGCAGCGCGCCCGGAGCGGGTCCTTGCGGGCAGCGCGGTGCCTGCGCGCCGCGGCGCGGCTCGGCCTCCGCCTGCTCTGGATGCTCCTGgcgctcctgctgctgctcctcatgtTGCTACTGGGTTGCCTGCGGCTCTGCGGCCGCGCTGGCGCCGCCGCGCTCCAGTGCGCGGCTGGGAGCCGGCTCCTGGACGTGGCCGCGCTCCGCAGGACGTGGGGGCTGTTCTGGGTCTGGTTGAGGCCGTGCCGGGGTCCCCCTTGGGCGGGGGCCGCGGGTGGGACGGGGGTTGCGGCGCCCGAGGACCGCGGCGAGGAGGTGACCCGGCTGCTGGCCATGGCCGAGGTGCCCGAGGAGGAGCTGAACCCCTTTCACGTGCTGGGCGTGGAGGCGACAGCGTCGGATACCGAGCTGAGGAGGGCCTATCGCCGCCTGGCCGTGCTG GTTCACCCAGACAAGAACGAGCACCCCCGGGCAGAAGCAGCATTCAAGGTGCTGCGGGCGGCCTGGGATGTAGTCAGCAGTCCTGAGCGCCGGAGGGAGTTTGAGAT GAAGTGGATGGCACATCACGAGCTGCCGCGCTCGGTGGGTGAGTTCCTGCGGCGGCTTCAGGAGGAGCTGCGTGACGCCATGAACACCATGATGTGCAGCAAGTGCCAGGGCAAGCACCG TCGATTCGAGATGAACCGGGACCCCCTGAGTGCCCGGTACTGCGCTGAGTGCGGCCGCTTGCACGCGGCCGAGGAGGGTGACCTGTGGGCAGAGTCCAGCCTCCTGGGGCTGAAGATCACCTACTTTGCTATGATGGACGGGAAGATCTACGACATCACAG AGTGGGCAGGATGCCAGCGCGTGGGCATCTCCCCAGACACCCACCGCGTTCCCTATCACCTCTCCTTTGGACCACGGGGCGCTGGGCGCCACAGGTCAGTGTCCTGCACCCCTGGGTGGGGGGCTCCAGGCTTGCCTGGGGCACCCCTAAACCCCACTTCCCCCCACTACAGGAGTGCACCCAAGGGCAGCCCCACCTCGGATGGCGACCTGCAGGACTTCTTCACCCGCATCTTTCAGGGCAGCTCAGGGCCTGGGGGACCCTTCCCGccgccccccacccccccggcagccacagctcctcccGGGGGTGCCCCCAAGGCTGAGGGGGCTGCACCCAAGGGGGACGTGAGGCACAAGAGGCGGAAGAAGCTGCGTCGGCCATTGCAGCGCTGA
- the DNAJC14 gene encoding dnaJ homolog subfamily C member 14 isoform X2, with the protein MEQPRHWEAAVAAEGGDGSGRSLEEPGVTAGRRGWDSAGWNGSCGWAAAAGREEEEDGDCEHDPGPERFFRCRGEPAAAPSAAAEEEDEDDGLRRPRRRQRQRSALKEKEEGSRREGKRPQPPRRRSRGAEAAAGWREPLLQARRLAAEAGGRLLCSCCRLGAAEPGSVRGWGHAVGQRARSGSLRAARCLRAAARLGLRLLWMLLALLLLLLMLLLGCLRLCGRAGAAALQCAAGSRLLDVAALRRTWGLFWVWLRPCRGPPWAGAAGGTGVAAPEDRGEEVTRLLAMAEVPEEELNPFHVLGVEATASDTELRRAYRRLAVLVHPDKNEHPRAEAAFKVLRAAWDVVSSPERRREFEMKWMAHHELPRSVGEFLRRLQEELRDAMNTMMCSKCQGKHRRFEMNRDPLSARYCAECGRLHAAEEGDLWAESSLLGLKITYFAMMDGKIYDITEWAGCQRVGISPDTHRVPYHLSFGPRGAGRHRSAPKGSPTSDGDLQDFFTRIFQGSSGPGGPFPPPPTPPAATAPPGGAPKAEGAAPKGDVRHKRRKKLRRPLQR; encoded by the exons ATGGAGCAGCCGCGGCACTGGGAAGCGGCGGTGGCGGCTGAAGGAGGCGACGGCTCCGGTAGGAGCCTGGAGGAGCCCGGGGTCACCGCTGGCCGCCGTGGCTGGGACAGCGCGGGCTGGAACGGGAGCTGCGGGTGGGCAGCGGCTGccggcagggaggaggaggaggacgggGACTGCGAGCACGACCCAGGCCCCGAGCGCTTCTTCCGCTGCCGGGGGGAACCAGCCGCTGCCCCGAGTGCCGCGGCCGAGGAGGAGGACGAGGACGACGGGCTccggcggccccggcggcggcagcggcagcgctCGGCGCtcaaggagaaggaggaggggagcaggCGGGAGGGGAAGCGGCCGCAGCCGCCGCGGAGGAGGAGCCGCGGGGCCGAGGCTGCGGCTGGGTGGCGGGAGCCGCTGCTCCAGGCCCGCAGGCTGGCGGCGGAGGCCGGGGGGcggctgctctgctcctgctgccgcCTCGGAGCCGCGGAGCCGGGCTCGGTGCGGGGCTGGGGCCACGCCGTAGGGCAGCGCGCCCGGAGCGGGTCCTTGCGGGCAGCGCGGTGCCTGCGCGCCGCGGCGCGGCTCGGCCTCCGCCTGCTCTGGATGCTCCTGgcgctcctgctgctgctcctcatgtTGCTACTGGGTTGCCTGCGGCTCTGCGGCCGCGCTGGCGCCGCCGCGCTCCAGTGCGCGGCTGGGAGCCGGCTCCTGGACGTGGCCGCGCTCCGCAGGACGTGGGGGCTGTTCTGGGTCTGGTTGAGGCCGTGCCGGGGTCCCCCTTGGGCGGGGGCCGCGGGTGGGACGGGGGTTGCGGCGCCCGAGGACCGCGGCGAGGAGGTGACCCGGCTGCTGGCCATGGCCGAGGTGCCCGAGGAGGAGCTGAACCCCTTTCACGTGCTGGGCGTGGAGGCGACAGCGTCGGATACCGAGCTGAGGAGGGCCTATCGCCGCCTGGCCGTGCTG GTTCACCCAGACAAGAACGAGCACCCCCGGGCAGAAGCAGCATTCAAGGTGCTGCGGGCGGCCTGGGATGTAGTCAGCAGTCCTGAGCGCCGGAGGGAGTTTGAGAT GAAGTGGATGGCACATCACGAGCTGCCGCGCTCGGTGGGTGAGTTCCTGCGGCGGCTTCAGGAGGAGCTGCGTGACGCCATGAACACCATGATGTGCAGCAAGTGCCAGGGCAAGCACCG TCGATTCGAGATGAACCGGGACCCCCTGAGTGCCCGGTACTGCGCTGAGTGCGGCCGCTTGCACGCGGCCGAGGAGGGTGACCTGTGGGCAGAGTCCAGCCTCCTGGGGCTGAAGATCACCTACTTTGCTATGATGGACGGGAAGATCTACGACATCACAG AGTGGGCAGGATGCCAGCGCGTGGGCATCTCCCCAGACACCCACCGCGTTCCCTATCACCTCTCCTTTGGACCACGGGGCGCTGGGCGCCACAG GAGTGCACCCAAGGGCAGCCCCACCTCGGATGGCGACCTGCAGGACTTCTTCACCCGCATCTTTCAGGGCAGCTCAGGGCCTGGGGGACCCTTCCCGccgccccccacccccccggcagccacagctcctcccGGGGGTGCCCCCAAGGCTGAGGGGGCTGCACCCAAGGGGGACGTGAGGCACAAGAGGCGGAAGAAGCTGCGTCGGCCATTGCAGCGCTGA